In one window of Hevea brasiliensis isolate MT/VB/25A 57/8 chromosome 10, ASM3005281v1, whole genome shotgun sequence DNA:
- the LOC110652872 gene encoding phenylalanine--tRNA ligase, chloroplastic/mitochondrial gives MATAFSLAHYTLFSLRTSSLFLHRRRNAFNHFSVPFSSSSSLSTTDKRKCRRLVVSILELGGVKIAKDDVVRDDPTNNVPDTIFSKLGMQLHRRNQHPIGILKNAIYEYFDTNFSTKFDKFDELCPLVSVKQNFDDVLVPADHVSRSYNDTYYVDSQTVLRCHTSAHQAELLREGHTHFLVTGDVYRRDSIDSTHYPVFHQMEGFRVFSPDEWEPSGLDATSYAAEDLKKCLEGLARHLFGAVEMRWIDTYFPFTNPSFELEIYFKENWLEVLGCGVTEQEILRRNGRPDNVAWAFGLGLERLAMVLFDIPDIRLFWSNDERFISQFCSGQLGIKFKPFSKYPPCYKDMSFWINESFTENNLCEVIRGVAGDLVEEVSLIDNFTNKKGMTSHCYRIAYRSMERSLTDEEINDLQWNVREQVLNKLNVVLR, from the exons ATGGCAACGGCGTTTTCGCTTGCACACTACACTCTCTTTTCCCTCAGAACATCGTCGCTCTTTCTCCATAGAAGAAGAAATGCCTTTAATCACTTCTCCGTGCCTTTCTCTAGCTCCTCATCTCTCTCTACTACTGATAAAAGAAAGTGCAGACGACTTGTCGTTTCTATTCTCGAACTAGGTGGAGTCAAGATTGCTAAAGATG ATGTGGTTAGAGATGATCCCACCAACAATGTTCCGGatacaattttttcaaaacttgGAATGCAACTTCATAGGAGGAATCAACACCCAATTGGGATTTTGAAGAATGCAATATATGAGTATTTTGACACCAATTTCTCAACCAAGTTTGATAAATTTGATGAACTCTGTCCACTAGTTTCTGTAAAACAG AATTTTGATGATGTCTTGGTTCCTGCTGATCATGTAAGTAGGAGCTATAATGACACATACTATGTTGACTCTCAAACTGTCTTGAGGTGTCATACGAGTGCGCATCAGGCAGAGCTATTAAGGGAGGGCCACACTCATTTCCTAGTAACCGGAGATGTCTACCGTAGAGATTCTATTGATTCAACTCATTACCCTGTTTTCCATCAG ATGGAAGGTTTTCGTGTTTTCTCTCCAGATGAATGGGAGCCCTCTGGCTTGGATGCCACATCTTATGCTGCTGAGGATTTAAAGAAATGTCTCGAGGGTTTGGCTAGGCATTTATTtg GTGCTGTGGAGATGCGCTGGATTGATACTTATTTTCCATTCACCAATCCTTCTTTTGAGTTAGAGATATATTTTAAG GAGAACTGGTTAGAAGTCTTAGGTTGTGGTGTGACAGAGCAAGAAATTTTAAGGAGAAATGGCAGACCTGATAATGTCGCTTGGGCTTTTGGACTTGGATTGGAGCGCCTGGCAATGGTTCTGTTTGACATACCTGATATACGGCTTTTCTGGTCAAATGATGAGCGCTTTATTTCTCAG TTTTGTAGTGGCCAATTGGGCATCAAGTTTAAGCCATTCTCAAAG TATCCTCCCTGTTATAAAGACATGAGTTTTTGGATCAATGAATCATTCACTGAAAATAATTTATGTGAAGTTATCAGAGGAGTTGCTGGCGATCTTGTCGAGGAG GTGAGCTTGATAGATAATTTTACCAACAAGAAAGGAATGACAAGTCACTGTTATAGGATAGCTTATCGCTCTATGGAACGTTCACTAACAGATGAGGAAATTAATGATTTGCAG TGGAATGTGAGAGAACAAGTGCTGAACAAGCTAAATGTTGTTTTAAGATGA